CCGCGCGAGCAGCTCGCGCGAATGGCCGCCACGGCCGTAGGTGCCGTCGACGTAGATGCCGTCGGGCTCCCACATCAGCGCGTCGACCGCCTCCTTCAGGAGGACCGTCCGGTGCGTGTAGGCGCCAGCCATCAGAAGACGAAGTCCTTGAGCGCCTCGGGCATGCCCTGGGCCATGACCTTGGCCTCGTGCGCGGCGTAGCGCTCGGCGTCCCACAGCTCCAGCCGCTGGCCCATGCCGAGCAGCATCACGTCCTTGTTCAGGCCGGCGGCCGCGCGCAGCTCGGGCGACACCAGCACCCGCGAGCCGCCGTCGATCTCGACGTCCATCGCGTTGCCGAGAAAGATGCGGCGCCAGCCGTCGGCCGCCATCGGCAGCGCGGCCAGCTTGTCGCGGAAGGTCTCCCAGGCGGGACGCGGGAAGACCAGCAGGCAGCCGTCGGGGTGCTTCGTGAGCGTCAGCTGTCCCCCCGGCCAGCGCCTGCAGCACGTCGCGATGGCGCACGGGGACGGTGATCCGTCCCTTCGCGTCCAGCGCGAGCGCCGAAGCGCCCTGGAAGACAAAAGATGCCACTGAGTCCCACTAAAAACCACTTTGCGGCACTTTATCGCACCACCCTGGCGCGGTCAATCAAAACGGGCGCGAAACTTCAATCAAATCAACAACTTACAGCCGCATGTGCAGTTACTCACAAGATTTTCTCGGCCAAAAGCAAAGACTTGCGAGAGGCACTGAAAGTGGAAGGTGAGCAGCAGGGCGCTTCACCTGGACAGGCGGCGACGCCACAACCGGCAATGGCGGCCAGCGGCAGCAGACCGAGGGCACCCGCCACAAGAGGCGCGGTGCTGTCCCACCCGGGACAGGTTGCCTCCGGCGGCTAGGGGCGGGCTGCCGTTAGCGCGCCCGGAGGGATCCGGGTCCTCCGGTCCGCTTGGGTAGCCCGCGTGGGGGGCGGCCGCCAGGCGGCCGGGGGCTCAAAGTGAGGTGTCCATCACCATCATGAGGCAGAACCCCACCGCCAGGCCGAGGGTGGCCCAGGTCTCGTGGCCGCGGCGGTGGCTTTCGGGAATCACCTCGTGGCTGACCGCGAACAGCATGGCCCCCGCGGCCAGCGACAGGCCCCACGGCAGCAGCGCCGAGAACACGTTGACCGCCAGCGCGGCGAGCACGGCGAACGCCGGCTCGACCACGCCCGACAACGCGCCCAGCAGCGCCGCCCGGCCGCGCGGCAGGCCGGCGCCGACCAGCGCCAGCGCGATGACCAGCCCCTCGGGAATGTCCTGCAGCGCGATGCCGGCGGCGAGTTCGCGCGCCTCGGGCACGGCCGCCCCCGCGGCGACGCCGACGGCCATGCCCTCCGGGATGTTGTGCAGCGTGATGGCGAGCACGAACAGCGTCACCCGCCCCATCGGCCGGCCGGGGCCCTCGCGGTCGTGGCCGCGGCCGTCGAAGTGGCGGTGCGGCCAGGCGCGGTCGAGCAGCAGCATGGCGAGCACCCCGGACAGCAGGCCGGCGCTGACCAGCAGGCCGGCCGCCGCCGGCCGCAGCCCCTGCTCGCCCGCCGCCGCCAGGCCCGGGAGCAGCAGCGAGAAGGCGGTGGCGGCCAGCATGACGCCGGCGCCGAAGCCCATCAGCGCGTCCTCGACCCGGGGCGCCATGCGCCGCACGACGAGCACCGCGCCGGCGCCGGCCGCGGTGGCCAGCGCGCACCACAGTCCGCCGGTCAGGCCGTCGCGCAGCCCCTGCGACCAGCCCCCGGGGCGCACGCCGGCGCCCGAGGTGGCCAGCACGGCCAGCACCGCGAGCGCGAGCAGCAGGGACAACGCGCCGGCCGTGCGCAGCGCGCCCCAGCCCGGCAGCCGCGCCTCGGCGCGCCACCACTGCAGAACGGCCTGGACCATCAGGCCGGTCTCCCGCGGGTCGGGGCGTCGTCGTCGGAGTGGACCATGCGGCGCCCGGTGCAAGCGGGGTGCCCGTCGCCGGCCGCCGCCACGCCGGACACCTCGAACTGAGGCCCGGAAGGGGTGCTGATCGGACCAGCGCCCGCCGCCGGCGCATGCTCCACTGGCCCACGATCTCGCACACCCTGGGGGAATCATGTCGGCCCTTCTTGCCCGTGCCACCACCTCGAGGCGGCTGCTGCTGGCCTTCGGCGCCGTCCTGCTGCTGGCGCTGGCAATCGCCGGCATCGCGCTCGACGCGATGAGCAGCGCCGCGGCGCTGTGCCCCGGCACCGCCGGCGGTCCAGTGGCCTGTGCCGGCGTGCTGGCCCGACTGCAGCAGGCGCGCTGGCTGGTGATCGGCCTCGGCGCCGCGACGTTGGCGGCGGCGCTCGTCGGCGCCTGGTCGCTGCAGCGGGCGATCGGCCGGCCGCTGCAGCAGGCGCTGCTGATCGCGCAGACCGTCGCCTCCGGCGACCTCAGCCAGGAGTTCGACGACGGTGGGCGCCAGGACGAGTTCGGCCGCCTGCTCGGGGTCATGGGCGAGATGGAGGACATGCTGACCGACGTGGTGAGCCGCATCCGCGACGCCACCGACGGCATCGCCACCGTCGCGGCGCAGATCGACAGCGGCAACGGCAACCTGTCGCAGCGCACGCTGGAGCAGACCGGTGCGCTGCAGCGCACCGCGGCCGGCATGCGCTCGCTGACCGAGACCGTCAACCAGAACGCCCGCCGGGCCGAGGACGCCAGCGCGCTGGCCGCCGGCGTCACCGCCGCCGCCGAGCGCAGCGGCGAGGTGGCGACGCAGGCGGTGCGTCAGATGGACGCCGTGAGCGCCAGCGCGCGCCGCATGGGCGACATCATCGAGGTGATCGAGGGCATCGCCTTCCAGACCAACATCCTGGCGCTCAACGCCGCGGTGGAGGCCGCCCGGGCCGGCGAACACGGCCGCGGCTTCGCGGTGGTGGCCGGCGAGGTGCAGGGCCTGGCCCGGCGCAGCGGCCACGCCGCCAAGGAAATCAAGGACCTGATCGCCGACGCGGTCGAGCATGCCCACACCGGCGCGAACCGGGTGGCCGAGGCCGGCCGCGGCATGACGGAAATGGTCGACGCGGTGCGCCGCGTGGGCGGGCTGCTGCAAGAGATCGCCTCCGCGCTGCAGGCGCAGCGCGACGGCATCGGCCAGGTCAACCAGGCGGTGGTGGAGATGGACCACATGACGCAGCAGAACGCGGCGCTGGTGGAAGAAGCGGCGGCGGCCGCGTCGGCGCTGGCCCACCAGGCCGGCGGGCTGCAGCAGGTGGTGGCGGAGTTCCGCCTCGACGCCGAGGACGCGCCGGCCGGGGCCTGACGCGACGGCCCTAGGCGCCCTTGCCCGAGGCGGCGGCCACTTGCCGCAGCGCCTGTTCCAACACCTCGGGCGGTTGCCCGCCCTGCAGCAGGTGCCGGCCGTCGATGACGAAGGACGGCACCGAGCGGATGCCCATCTGCTGCCAGCGCTGCTCCTCGCGCCGCACGTCCTCGGCATGGCGGTCGCTGGCCAGCAGCTCGGCCGCGGCCTCGCCGTCCAGGCCGACCGATTCGGCAACGGCGCGCAGCACCGCGGGGTCGCCGACGTTCTCGCCGCGGCCGTGGTAGGCCGCCAGCAGGGCGCGCTTGAGGTCGAGCTGACGACCCTGCCCCGCGGCCCAGTGCAGCAGGCGGTGGGCGTCGAACGTGTTCCAGATGCGCGCCCGCTCGCCGAAGTGGAAGCCCACGGCCGCGCCGCGCTCGTGCAGCGTCGCCTGGTTGCGGCGGATCTGCTCGGGCGGCACGCCGTACTTGTGGCTCAGGTGCGCCAGCGCGTCCTCGCCTTCGGGGCCCATCTGCGGGTTCAGCTCGAAGGGCTGGAAGTGCAGGTCCAGCGCCAGCTCGCCGGCCAGGCGGTCGCGCGCGATCTCCAGCGACGCCAGGCCGACGGCGCACCAGGGGCAGGCGACGTCGGAGACGACGTCGACGCGCAGCGTGGGCAGGCTTGGCGTGGCCATGGCTCAGGCGCTGGCCAGCAGCCGCTTCACGTCCGCCGCCAGCGCGGGCGCCCCGGCGCCGTAGCGGGTGAAGAGGCGGATGCGGCCCTGCGGGTCGAAGACGAAGGCGCCGGCGGTGTGGTCCAGGGTGTAGCTGCCCTCGGCCTTGCCCGGCACCTTGGCGTAGAAGACCTTGAATTCCTTGGCCGCGGCCTGGGTCTGCTCCGGCGTGCCGCGCAGGGCGACGAAGGCGGGATCGAAGTTGGCGACGTAGGCCTTGAGCAGTTCGGGCGTGTCGCGCTCCGGGTCGAGGGTGACGAAGACGCCCTGCAGCTTGTCCCCCTGCTCGCCCAGGGCGCGCTTGACCTCGGCGATCTCGGCCATGGTCGCGGGGCAGACGTCGGGGCACTGGGCGTAGCCGAAGAACAGCACCACCACCTTGCCCTTCCACTCGGCCAGCGTGCGCGGCTTGCCGTCGACGTCCGGCAGCGACAGCTCGCGGGCGTAGGTGGCGCCGGTGATGTCCACGCCCTGGAAGCCGGCGGTGTCGGCGCCCTCGCGCTGGCCGCAGGCGGTCAGCAGGGGCAGGCCGGCGGCGGCCAGCAGCAGGTGGCGTCGGGAAGGGGTCATGGCAGCCATGGTCGCAGGTAATGGTCCAGCAGCAGTGCGGCGAAGAGCAGCGACAGGTGCCAGATGGAAAAGCGGAAGGTGGCGCGCGCCAGGGCGTCGCTGTAGCCGCGCCACAGCTTCCAGCCGTAGTGGATGAAACGGCCGCCGAGCACCAGCGCCGCCACCAGGTAGAGCACGCCGCTCATGCCGTGCAGGAAGGGCAGCAGCGTGGCGGCGAACAGCACCAGCGTGTACAGCAGCACCTGCAGGCGGGTGAACTCGTTGCCGTGGGTGACCGGCAGCATCGGCAGGCCGGAGCGTCGGTAGTCCTCCGCCCGGTACAGCGCCAGCGCCCAGAAGTGCGGCGGCGTCCACAGGAAGATGATCAGGCAGAGCATCCACGCCTCGGCGCCGACATCGCCCCGCATCGCCGCCCAGCCGAGCACCGGCGGCATGGCGCCGGAGGCGCCGCCGATGACGATGTTCTGCGGCGTCATCGGTTTCAGCACCACGGTGTAGACGACCGCGTAGCCGACGAAGGTGGCGAAGGTCAGCCACATGGTCAGCGGGTTGACCGCGAACCACAGGATGGCCGAGCCGATGGCGCACAGCAGGGCGGAGAAGGTCAGCGCCTGCGTGTTGCTGAGCTCACCCTTGGCGGTGGGTCGCCAAGCCGTGCGCGCCATGCGGGCGTCGATGTGCTGCTCGACCAGGCAGTTGAACGCCGCCGCGGCGGCGGCCACCAGCCAGATGCCGGCCACCGCCCACAGCACCCGCACCCAGTCGGGCCAGCCGGGCTCGGCCAGCAGCATGCCGATCAGCGCGCAGAAGACGATGAGCTGCACCACCCGCGGCTTGGTCAGCGCATGGAACTGCGCCAGGCGCGAGCGCAGCGAGCCGGCCGTGGTGGAGGCGGAGGCGGTGGCGGTCATGGCGCGAGGTTTCCGGCCGGACGGGCCGCCAGCGGCCGTGGCGCGGGCCGGGCCCACGGCCGGCGGCTGCGCGCGACGAGCACCGTCATCACCACCACCAGCGCGGCGGCGCCCGCGGTGTGGCCGACGGCCGCGGCCAGCGGCCAGCCCAGCAGCACGTTGCCGATGCCGGTGAGGAGTTGCCAGACCGCGATCGCCGCCAGCATGGCGGCGGTGCGCCGTGCCGCGGCGTGGCGCGACAGCCGCCAGGCCAGCAGGCCGAGCGCCGGCAGCAGCAGCAGCGCGCCCAGCCGGTGGACGAAGTGGATGCCGACCAGCGCCGGGAAGGGCAGCAGCGAACCGTCGGCGGCGTGGCCCAGCTCGCGCCGCAGCGCGAAGCCCGACCCGTCCATCGCCGGCCACCAGCGGCCCTGGCAGGTCGGCACGTCGGGACAGGCGAGCACCGCGTAGTTGGTGCTTACCCAGCCGCCGAGCGCGATCTGCGCGGCCGTCAGCACCGCCACCGCCAGCACCGCGGCGCGCAGGCCCGCGGGCAGGTCGATCGACCGAGGGGCGAACGCCTGGGCCTGCGCAGCCAGCAGCGCCAGCAGCGCCATGCCGCCGAGCAGGTGGGCGGTGACGATGGCCGGGTACAGCTTCATGGTCACGGTGAGCGCGCCGAAGGCGCCCTGCACCAGCACCCACACCAGCGTGGCGGTGGCCCACCACGGGGAGACCGGCGCGGCGGCGCCCCGGCCCCGCAGCGCCTGACCGCGCTGCCGCCAGGCCACCGCGGTGAGCGCCAGGATCAGCCCGCCGACGGCGGTGGCCAGGTAGCGGTGGACCATCTCGATCCAGGCCTTGCCATGGGTCACCGGGCCGTGCGGCATCGCGGCCTCGGCGGCGGCGATGTCCTGCCGCGCGCCGAGCGGGCTGGCCATGCCGTAGCAGCCCGGCCAGTCGGGGCAGCCGAGCCCGGAATCGGTGAGCCGGGTGAAGGCGCCGAACAGGACCAGGTCGAAGGTGAGGAACAGCGTGACCCAGCTCAGCGCCCGCCAGCGGTCCACCGGACGGCCATGGCGGTGCCGCCAGGCCACCCAGGCGAGCGGCGCGGCGGCGATCAAGGCGCCCAGCGCCAGCAGCTCCAGCAGCGGCGCCAGGTCGACGAGGGCGTCGGTGTTCATCGGCCCGGCTGGTCCCAGCTCGACGAGGCGCGCAGCAGCCGGTCGATGTCGCGCTTGAGCTTCGACGGCTGCGGGTCGACCGGGGCGCGCATCATCCATTCGCCCATCGGGTCGATCACGTAGACGTGCTGCTCCAGCGTGTGGCCGTCGGCCGGCTGCAGCCACTGCGCCAAGCGCTCGCGCGGCACGCGCAGCGCCAGGGTCGGCACCGGGTGCTTCAGCGCCTCCTGCAGCGCGGGCGCCACCGGCGCGTCGTCGGTGACCAGCCAGACCTTGTCGATGCGCTCGGACTCGCGGCCGGTCATCTCGCGCAACTGGCGCTGCAGGTACAGCCGCTTCTCGCAGGCGGCGTCGCAGGCGCCGGGGCCCACCGTCACCAGCAGCCATTGGCCCTTGAGCGACGACGCTGGCACCGCCCGGCCGTCGAGCGTGGCCAGCGGCAGGTCGGCCGGCAGGGCGCGGGTGGGCAGCACCAGGTCGGCGTAGTTGGTGCGGCCCTGCGGCCGGACGACGAAGTAGGTGAAGTACGACGCCACCACCGGCGCGGCGCAGACGGCCAGCACCGCCAGCATCTTCCAGCGGCCGACGCGGCGCTGTTGCGGGTCGGGCGCGGG
The sequence above is a segment of the Aquabacterium sp. J223 genome. Coding sequences within it:
- a CDS encoding heme A synthase — encoded protein: MNTDALVDLAPLLELLALGALIAAAPLAWVAWRHRHGRPVDRWRALSWVTLFLTFDLVLFGAFTRLTDSGLGCPDWPGCYGMASPLGARQDIAAAEAAMPHGPVTHGKAWIEMVHRYLATAVGGLILALTAVAWRQRGQALRGRGAAAPVSPWWATATLVWVLVQGAFGALTVTMKLYPAIVTAHLLGGMALLALLAAQAQAFAPRSIDLPAGLRAAVLAVAVLTAAQIALGGWVSTNYAVLACPDVPTCQGRWWPAMDGSGFALRRELGHAADGSLLPFPALVGIHFVHRLGALLLLPALGLLAWRLSRHAAARRTAAMLAAIAVWQLLTGIGNVLLGWPLAAAVGHTAGAAALVVVMTVLVARSRRPWARPAPRPLAARPAGNLAP
- a CDS encoding SCO family protein; its protein translation is MTPSRRHLLLAAAGLPLLTACGQREGADTAGFQGVDITGATYARELSLPDVDGKPRTLAEWKGKVVVLFFGYAQCPDVCPATMAEIAEVKRALGEQGDKLQGVFVTLDPERDTPELLKAYVANFDPAFVALRGTPEQTQAAAKEFKVFYAKVPGKAEGSYTLDHTAGAFVFDPQGRIRLFTRYGAGAPALAADVKRLLASA
- a CDS encoding DsbA family oxidoreductase, translated to MATPSLPTLRVDVVSDVACPWCAVGLASLEIARDRLAGELALDLHFQPFELNPQMGPEGEDALAHLSHKYGVPPEQIRRNQATLHERGAAVGFHFGERARIWNTFDAHRLLHWAAGQGRQLDLKRALLAAYHGRGENVGDPAVLRAVAESVGLDGEAAAELLASDRHAEDVRREEQRWQQMGIRSVPSFVIDGRHLLQGGQPPEVLEQALRQVAAASGKGA
- a CDS encoding methyl-accepting chemotaxis protein, whose product is MSALLARATTSRRLLLAFGAVLLLALAIAGIALDAMSSAAALCPGTAGGPVACAGVLARLQQARWLVIGLGAATLAAALVGAWSLQRAIGRPLQQALLIAQTVASGDLSQEFDDGGRQDEFGRLLGVMGEMEDMLTDVVSRIRDATDGIATVAAQIDSGNGNLSQRTLEQTGALQRTAAGMRSLTETVNQNARRAEDASALAAGVTAAAERSGEVATQAVRQMDAVSASARRMGDIIEVIEGIAFQTNILALNAAVEAARAGEHGRGFAVVAGEVQGLARRSGHAAKEIKDLIADAVEHAHTGANRVAEAGRGMTEMVDAVRRVGGLLQEIASALQAQRDGIGQVNQAVVEMDHMTQQNAALVEEAAAAASALAHQAGGLQQVVAEFRLDAEDAPAGA
- a CDS encoding ZIP family metal transporter; the protein is MVQAVLQWWRAEARLPGWGALRTAGALSLLLALAVLAVLATSGAGVRPGGWSQGLRDGLTGGLWCALATAAGAGAVLVVRRMAPRVEDALMGFGAGVMLAATAFSLLLPGLAAAGEQGLRPAAAGLLVSAGLLSGVLAMLLLDRAWPHRHFDGRGHDREGPGRPMGRVTLFVLAITLHNIPEGMAVGVAAGAAVPEARELAAGIALQDIPEGLVIALALVGAGLPRGRAALLGALSGVVEPAFAVLAALAVNVFSALLPWGLSLAAGAMLFAVSHEVIPESHRRGHETWATLGLAVGFCLMMVMDTSL
- the cyoE gene encoding heme o synthase; the encoded protein is MTATASASTTAGSLRSRLAQFHALTKPRVVQLIVFCALIGMLLAEPGWPDWVRVLWAVAGIWLVAAAAAAFNCLVEQHIDARMARTAWRPTAKGELSNTQALTFSALLCAIGSAILWFAVNPLTMWLTFATFVGYAVVYTVVLKPMTPQNIVIGGASGAMPPVLGWAAMRGDVGAEAWMLCLIIFLWTPPHFWALALYRAEDYRRSGLPMLPVTHGNEFTRLQVLLYTLVLFAATLLPFLHGMSGVLYLVAALVLGGRFIHYGWKLWRGYSDALARATFRFSIWHLSLLFAALLLDHYLRPWLP